A stretch of Brassica napus cultivar Da-Ae chromosome C6, Da-Ae, whole genome shotgun sequence DNA encodes these proteins:
- the LOC106377932 gene encoding F-box/LRR-repeat protein 13-like: protein MDGDGVKRVRSTNQPGEVDRISHLPDCLIFKVLLSLPTKEVVKTSTLSTRWNHIWKHVPGLNLEYDDFSEHDSFVSFIDSFLSFNRDTRLHMFKLTYDYSEADEPEPSLVRRWLDTVSRMKVETLDVTDDSAESWELEMTPALYTCGSLVSLKLVGLTLPSPDLVSLPSLKDINLILVEFTDEWALEKFISQCPSLKNLCIERSFGDDIPMLRVRSQSLLTFIHIVDSHESFDDERILEIDAPMLKYLKLSDGRTAIFKLENTASLVGVHINTAFNLTSTRRFCPNDAQKRNMIQNFLLMISRVDNIVIASCTLEVIYEYSRYEQLPVFRNLSSLRVNLDGDVWEMLPVFLESCLNLTTLVLGSIQNHVKLGITVSPRRPRVLPSLKYVEIERPFKGDALEMQLVGYLLVNSQSLKKLTLSLDDSLKKERSVIFNELLLMPRLSSTCEVVVLSDDPYDITNESAYKFVL, encoded by the exons ATGGATGGAGATGGAGTGAAACGTGTTCGTTCCACAAACCAACCGGGTGAAGTTGATAGGATAAGCCATCTGCCAGATTGCTTGATATTCAAGGTACTCCTGAGTCTTCCGACCAAAGAAGTCGTTAAGACAAGTACGTTATCCACCAGATGGAACCATATCTGGAAACACGTACCTGGACTGAACTTGGAATACGATGATTTTTCAGAGCACGACTCATTCGTGAGTTTTATCGATAGCTTTCTGAGTTTCAACAGGGACACGCGCTTACATATGTTTAAGTTAACGTACGATTATTCAGAGGCTGACGAGCCTGAACCTAGTCTTGTCAGGCGCTGGCTCGACACTGTTTCTAGGATGAAAGTCGAAACTCTCGATGTTACGGACGATTCAGCAGAGAGTTGGGAACTCGAGATGACTCCAGCACTCTACACTTGTGGGAGCTTGGTATCCTTGAAGCTCGTTGGACTAACCTTGCCTAGTCCCGACCTTGTTTCTTTACCTTCTCTCAAAGATATCAATTTAATCCTTGTTGAGTTTACCGACGAATGGGCACTAGAAAAGTTCATATCACAATGCCCATCTCTCAAAAACTTATGTATTGAGAGGAGTTTCGGTGATGATATACCAATGTTACGTGTGCGTTCTCAATCTCTGTTGACCTTTATTCATATTGTTGACAGCCACGAGAGTTTTGATGATGAACGTATACTTGAAATTGACGCCCCTATGCTTAAGTATCTGAAGCTCAGTGATGGTCGAACTGCTATTTTCAAACTAGAGAATACGGCTTCCCTTGTAGGAGTGCATATAAACACTGCGTTTAACTTGACTTCCacgaggaggttctgtccaaatGATGCACAAAAGAGAAATATGATTCAAAATTTTCTCCTCATGATCTCTAGGGTTGATAATATAGTCATCGCCTCGTGTACTCTCGAG GTCATTTATGAATACTCAAGATATGAACAGTTACCGGTATTTCGTAACCTATCTTCCTTGCGTGTCAATTTAGACGGGGACGTCTGGGAAATGTTGCCGGTCTTTCTTGAGAGCTGCCTGAATCTAACAACTCTTGTCCTG GGATCTATCCAAAATCACGTCAAGCTGGGAATCACTGTTTCTCCCAGACGTCCGCGTGTCCTGCCATCTCTCAAGTATGTTGAGATAGAAAGGCCATTCAAAGGGGATGCGTTGGAGATGCAACTAGTGGGTTACTTACTTGTGAACTCACAAAGCCTCAAGAAACTAACCTTAAGCTTGGATGATTccttaaagaaagaaagatctgtCATCTTCAACGAACTCCTTTTGATGCCAAGACTCTCTAGCACATGTGAAGTTGTCGTGCTCTCTGATGATCCATATGATATCACCAATGAATCAGCATACAAGTTTGTCCTTTGA
- the LOC106380283 gene encoding protein trichome birefringence-like 42, whose amino-acid sequence MDFHQVILLLLLVFLVDLSDRNVKANANYNATGYEDGTSKCNIYEGTWIYDKSSGPLYGTSSCPFLGLDCQKFGRPDKKYLHYRWKPTGCDIPSFNGQDFLTRFKGKKILFVGDSLSKNMWVSLSCMLHAAVHNVSYNFMPDKSLSTFTIPEYGISVNFLKNGFLVDLVMDKTRGWILKLDSISTGDQWLGSDVVIFNTFHWWGHTGRAKTWGYFQVGDKVVKEMDRMEAFKIALTTWAKWVDQNIDPSKTRVFYQGVSPVHLNGAEWGEPGKSCLGETEPVEGSNYPHTNEGEDIVKSVIRGMAKPVSLLDVTTMTELRKDSHPSIYAGGGSKLNDCSHWCLPGLPDAWNQLLYIDLLGNV is encoded by the exons ATGGATTTCCATCAGGTCatacttctccttcttcttgttTTCCTTGTTGATTTATCAGATCGCAATGTAAAAGCTAATGCTAATTACAACGCAACTGGTTACGAGGATGGGACATCAAAGTGTAACATTTACGAAGGGACTTGGATTTATGACAAATCTTCTGGTCCTCTCTATGGAACATCGTCTTGTCCGTTTCTCGGACTAGATTGCCAAAAGTTTGGTCGGCCGGACAAGAAGTACCTCCACTACCGATGGAAACCGACAGGATGCGACATCCCAAG CTTCAACGGACAAGATTTCTTGACGAGATTCAAAGGGAAGAAAATACTGTTTGTGGGAGATTCGCTCAGCAAAAATATGTGGGTGTCATTAAGTTGCATGCTTCACGCGGCCGTTCATAACGTTAGTTATAATTTCATGCCTGATAAGTCCCTCTCTACGTTCACCATTCCG GAATATGGAATATCTGTAAATTTCTTGAAGAATGGGTTCCTGGTGGATTTGGTAATGGACAAAACAAGAGGATGGATACTGAAACTGGATTCGATCAGTACCGGAGACCAATGGTTGGGTTCAGATGTTGTCATCTTCAACACTTTCCACTGGTGGGGTCACACTGGTCGTGCTAAGAC ATGGGGCTATTTTCAAGTGGGGGACAAGGTAGTGAAAGAGATGGATAGAATGGAAGCTTTCAAGATTGCTTTAACAACTTGGGCTAAGTGGGTTGATCAGAACATTGATCCTTcaaaaactagggttttctatCAAGGCGTTTCTCCTGTTCATCTAAA TGGGGCTGAATGGGGTGAACCTGGGAAGAGTTGCTTGGGAGAGACGGAACCAGTGGAAGGATCAAATTACCCCCACACAAACGAAGGTGAGGATATAGTGAAAAGTGTGATCCGAGGGATGGCTAAACCGGTGAGTCTCCTAGACGTGACGACTATGACGGAGCTGAGAAAGGATAGTCACCCTTCTATCTATGCCGGTGGAGGCAGTAAGTTAAATGACTGTAGCCATTGGTGCCTCCCTGGACTCCCTGATGCATGGAATCAGCTTCTCTATATCGATCTTCTTGGCaatgtttag
- the LOC106381007 gene encoding B-box zinc finger protein 22, which produces MKIQCNVCETAEAAVLCCADEAALCLACDEKVHAANKLAGKHQRVPLSVSSSSKPKCDICQEATGFFFCLQDRALLCRKCDVSIHTVNPHVSAHQRFLLTGIRVGLESTTDTGPSTPSNDDKTNERKPPTSEPQKMDFDDHNHQVGLPETKVSDHISTKLPIASSGSAATGSIPQWQIDEIFGLTDFDQSYEYMENNGSSKADTSRRGDSDNSSMMRSGEEDGEDNSNCLGGGETSWAVPQIHSPPTASGLNWPRHFNHHSMFVPDISSSALNTGSSPNQRVGKRRRS; this is translated from the exons ATGAAGATTCAGTGTAACGTCTGCGAGACGGCGGAAGCGGCGGTGCTATGTTGCGCCGATGAAGCGGCGTTGTGTTTGGCTTGCGATGAGAAAGTTCACGCCGCTAATAAACTCGCCGGGAAACACCAGAGAGTCCCTCTCTCTGTCTCTTCCTCCTCCAAACCCAAATGCGACATTTGTCAG GAAGCTACTGGATTCTTCTTCTGTCTGCAAGATAGAGCTTTGCTATGTAGGAAATGTGATGTTTCAATCCACACAGTGAATCCTCATGTTTCAGCTCACCAGCGGTTTCTTCTGACTGGGATTAGAGTTGGTCTTGAATCTACTACGGACACAGGTCCTTCTACACCGTCCAATGATGACAAAACCAACGAGAGGAAACCACCTACATCTGAGCCTCAAAAGATGGACTTTGATGATCATAATCATCAGGTGGGTTTACCGGAAACTAAAGTCAGTGATCACATTTCTACAAAGCTTCCTATTGCAAGCAGTGGATCAGCAGCTACTGGAAGCATTCCTCAGTGGCAAATTGATGAGATTTTCGGATTAACCGACTTTGATCAGAGCTATGAATACATGGAGAACAATGGATCATCTAAG GCGGATACTAGTAGGCGAGGAGATTCAGACAATTCTTCAATGATGCGGTCGGGAGAGGAAgatggagaagataacagtAACTGTTTGGGAGGAGGTGAGACATCATGGGCGGTTCCACAGATTCATTCTCCACCAACAGCTTCTGGTCTAAACTGGCCTAGACATTTTAACCACCACTCAATGTTTGTTCCGGATATATCTTCTTCAGCTCTTAACACCGGTTCATCCCCTAACCAGAGGGTTGGGAAGCGGAGACGGTCCTAA
- the LOC125588474 gene encoding uncharacterized protein LOC125588474 produces the protein MEIWAMKNNYDFLVTKSTKKWWSIRCKDNTCNWTVRAECVDGSTYFMINKCVGIHSCAPSKKSNFGKTASARTIGKLIQHRFDDANDGPKANDIIQFMRLEHSCEITYWHAWEAREYAIAAVRGIPDESYAKIPKYLHMIKEANPGTHTHYETKKDGRFMYLFMSFGQSVRGFHSHMRRVIVVDGTFLKNKYKGVLLVATAVVGNSNLYPIAFGVADSENEESWEWFFRQLSVVIPDSKDLAFVSDRHASIAKAIRDVYPRSKHGICIHHLMTNVVKFFRTKGFTALVEKASKAYRYSEFQERFTEIVDISPALGRYLQEADVRK, from the coding sequence ATGGAAATTTGGGCGATGAAGAATAATTACGATTTCCTTGTTACCAAATCAACGAAAAAGTGGTGGTCTATACGATGTAAGGATAATACGTGCAACTGGACTGTGCGTGCGGAATGTGTTGATGGGTCTACATATTTCATGATCAATAAGTGTGTGGGTATACACTCATGTGCTCCTTCAAAGAAAAGCAACTTCGGAAAAACGGCGTCGGCAAGAACTATTGGAAAGCTGATACAACATCGATTTGATGATGCCAATGATGGCCCCAAAGCAAACGACATCATTCAGTTTATGAGGCTAGAACATAGCTGCGAAATTACTTATTGGCACGCTTGGGAAGCTCGTGAGTATGCAATTGCAGCTGTTAGAGGTATACCAGACGAAAGTTATGCAAAGATACCAAAATATTTGCATATGATTAAAGAAGCTAATCCTGGTACACACACTCACTATGAAACTAAGAAGGATGGTAGATTCATGTATCTATTTATGTCGTTTGGGCAATCAGTTAGAGGATTTCACAGTCATATGCGTAGGGTGATTGTTGTTGATGGaacttttctgaaaaataaatataaaggaGTTCTACTTGTTGCTACAGCTGTAGTTGGTAACTCCAACTTGTATCCAATTGCATTTGGAGTTGCTGATTCAGAGAATGAAGAATCATGGGAGTGGTTCTTCAGACAGTTGAGTGTGGTTATTCCTGATAGTAAAGACTTAGCTTTTGTGTCAGATAGACATGCGTCAATTGCTAAAGCAATCAGGGATGTCTACCCACGATCAAAGCACGGAATTTGTATACACCACTTGATGACCAATGTGGTTAAATTCTTCAGGACAAAGGGGTTCACTGCTTTGGTCGAGAAGGCTTCAAAGGCATATAGGTATAGTGAATTTCAGGAACGTTTCACAGAAATTGTTGATATCAGTCCGGCACTTGGAAGATATCTACAGGAGGCTGATGTGAGAAAATGA
- the LOC106383628 gene encoding uncharacterized protein LOC106383628, which produces MTSSSQNNLDEAFDDAFDELFDQHLDHAFENLTIRVDQEERRKKNELISKDIVKKGILVYGMIISVILQRMSEELPKRLFKPGEETQVHQINNNCKMVRYFKRLMEWLPKELETVKKDPVFAQIFKLFDNGLGFSARVIHGFLCRELLTYKDHELWFVFARRPLRFSLLEFHAVTGLQCDTSLSLKELVDWDDDGGFWSLVIRTNKGISIFELWEHHRAAVKKWSNADRIRLVYLCIIVCMVCGRDEKAPIPIKYVKLVMDLEQVRNYPWGVASFDLLCESIAEKRDKLKENPKSYVLDGFTYGLQIWAMEAIPKLGKLCGRKLNKSFKNGPRCVNWMGAAKISYEELNKLENILTPKDDIYPYISWTGNYTVCESLQFSRRDEVEDDRVKLLMQMIMKQFDFSGHNWEYEETPVFSFGVDNKEGEKEKVATHEGEGGSDKEPNDKDGEGGSDEASGSDEEFQTPKGSATIRARDTKGKKGLPDRGMEKRKHKVLHTRPQQAPFDEDMKTFVTQLFQQGFAAMEERLEKKMDEKFEGVQSELKNSRGDSTVQAEHGDPSASKPAPSHPSPSKLAPSKPAPSNPSPRKPSPTKPSPSKPSPRRSKRLDVNFSQADDMDEPIGTQSLEGLSQASYVPDFDPSQTNNDNDASDWWTPMTTVRKLRKGGSKQSNAPLTSAKWDRWTGGPSKKLQLSDSPMAADGSPQASLYYFTEESWDRFTKWSTNPPALRIGPSVFNLTFAQRIVCAGKWLGNEEMDAMLYIWREKTSLRRWNIDRVAFMNAMFCLQIEKEYEKCKDDKRGYVVPDLLLAYGRGEFPSHGRTNRVWGVDVDRLYFPLFVNGNHWVAVCVNMIEKKVEVYDCNRGRNRQYVEKFACMIPRIVKAVGPPKSKLLLTSYSIVDMPMQTRLNKSCADCGAFALKHLECILLGLDLSLVEDGIMPGCRQKIAYDIWEAAHDPILIQLMAQHIPSDFESSTFYDLEED; this is translated from the exons AtgacttcttcttctcaaaacaATTTAGACGAAGCATTTGATGATGCATTTGATGAGCTCTTTGATCAACACCTTGATCACGCCTTTGAGAATTTAACCATTCGAGTTGATCAAGAAGAACGAAGGAAAAAAaacgagcttatatcgaaagacATCGTGAAGAAGGGCATACtcgtttatggaatgattatttcagtgataCTCCAAC GTATGTCTGAGGAGTTACCAAAGCGGTTGTTTAAGCCGGGTGAAGAGACCCAAGTGCATCAGATCAATAACAACTGCAAGATGGTACGCTATTTCAAAAGATTGATGGAGTGGTTGCCAAAGGAGTTGGAGACAGTGAAGAAAGATCCTGTTTTTGCTCAGATTTTTAAGCTGTTCGATAATGGTTTGGGATTCTCGGCGAGAGTGATACACGGCTTCTTGTGTAGGGAGCTGTTGACTTACAAAGATCATGAGCTCTGGTTTGTCTTTGCGAGAAGACCTCTCCGATTTTCATTGCTTGAGTTCCACGCAGTTACCGGGCTTCAGTGCGATACTAGTCTCTCACTTAAGGAGTTGGTTGACTGGGATGATGATGGTGGTTTCTGGAGCTTAGTGATCAGGACAAATAAGGGGATTTCTATTTTCGAGCTGTGGGAACATCACAGGGCAGCTGTTAAGAAGTGGAGTAATGCTGATCGAATCAGGCTGGTGTATCTTTGCATCATTGTTTGTATGGTTTgcgggagagatgagaaggcaCCTATCCCCATCAAGTACGTGAAGTTGGTGATGGATCTTGAGCAGGTTCGAAACTACCCTTGGGGAGTTGCTTCTTTTGACCTTCTATGCGAGTCAATAGCTGAAAAACGAGATAAACTGAAGGAGAATCCAAAGAGTTACGTGTTAGATGGCTTCACCTACGGTCTTCAGATATGGGCTATGGAAGCAATACCAAAGCTTGGAAAGCTCTGTGGAAGAAAACTGAACAAAAGTTTTAAGAACGGTCCTAGATGTGTAAACTGGATGGGAGCTGCAAAGATTTCGTACGAGGAGCTCAACAAGTTGGAGAACATCTTAACACCCAag GATGACATATATCCATACATCTCGTGGACAGGGAATTATACAGTGTGTGAAAGTCTTCAATTTAGCAGACGAGATGAGGTGGAGGATGATAGAGTCAAGCTTCTCATGCAGATGATAATGAAGCAGTTTGACTTCAGTGGTCATAATTGGGAGTACGAAGAGACACCGGTCTTTTCTTTTGGGGTTGATAACAAAGAAGGTGAGAAGGAGAAAGTAGCTACGCATGAGGGAGAAGGTGGGAGTGATAAAGAGCCTAACGACAAGGATGGTGAAGGTGGGAGCGATGAAGCAAGTGGGAGCGATGAGGAGTTTCAAACTCCAAAAGGATCAGCAACCATAAGGGCGAGAGATACAAAGGGAAAGAAGGGGCTCCCTGATCGTGGAATGGAAAAAAGGAAGCATAAGGTCCTACATACTAGACCACAACAGGCGCCCTttgatgaagatatgaagaCTTTTGTGACGCAGTTGTTTCAGCAAGGTTTTGCTGCGATGGAAGAGAGGCTAGAGAAAAAGATGGATGAAAAATTTGAGGGAGTGCAGTCTGAGCTTAAAAATTCCCGTGGGGATTCAACCGTCCAAGCTGAGCATGGAGATCCATCTGCGAGCAAGCCAGCGCCTAGCCACCCATCGCCTAGCAAGCTAGCGCCTAGCAAGCCAGCGCCTAGCAACCCATCGCCTAGGAAGCCATCTCCTACGAAGCCATCGCCTAGCAAGCCATCTCCGAGGAGGTCCAAACGCTTG GATGTAAATTTCAGTCAAGCGGATGATATGGACGAACCAATAGGTACGCAAAGCCTTGAAGGACTTTCTCAAGCCTCGTACGTACCCGATTTTGATCCATCACAGACCAATAACGACAACGATGCAAGTGATTGGTGGACTCCAATGACTACTGTCCGGAAACTACGAAAAGGTGGATCAAAGCAATCAAATGCACCTCTAACATCGGCAAAGTGGGATAGATGGACTGGAGGACCAAGCAAGAAGCTTCAGCTTAGTGACTCACCAATGGCAGCTGACGGTTCTCCACAGGCGTCACTGTATTATTTCACCGAAGAATCGTGGGATAGATTCACGAAATGGTCTACGAATCCACCAGCTTTGAGGATTGGTCCCTCTGTCTTTAATTTGACCTTCGCACAGAGAATAGTTTGTGCTGGAAAATGGCTTGGAAACGAG GAAATGGATGCGATGTTGTATATATGGCGAGAGAAGACATCTTTGAGGCGTTGGAATATAGACCGTGTTGCTTTCATGAACGCCATGTTCTGCCTCCAGATCGAGAAAGAATACGAGAAGTGTAAAGACGACAAAAGAGGCTACGTAGTACCCGATCTTCTTCTTGCTTATGGGAGAGGAGAGTTTCCATCTCATGGGCGGACTAATAGAGTTTGGGGTGTCGATGTTGATCGTCTCTACTTTCCTCTGTTTGTCAATG GTAATCATTGGGTTGCTGTATGCGTCAACATGATTGAGAAGAAAGTGGAAGTCTATGATTGCAATCGGGGAAGGAATAGGCAATACGTAGAGAAGTTTGCTTGTATGATTCCTAGAATTGTCAAGGCAGTTGGTCCACCGAAGAGCAAGTTACTCCTTACATCCTATTCGATTGTAGATATGCCTATGCAGACAAGATTGAACAAGTCTTGTGCTGATTGCGGGGCATTCGCACTCAAACACTTGGAGTGCATCCTTCTTGGTCTCGACCTCAGTTTAGTGGAAGACGGAATAATGCCTGGTTGCCGACAGAAAATTGCTTATGATATATGGGAGGCTGCCCATGATCCCATTTTAATCCAGCTTATGGCACAACACATCCCTTCGGATTTTGAGAGTTCTACTTTTTATGACCTTGAAGAAGACTGA